One window from the genome of Cetobacterium sp. ZOR0034 encodes:
- a CDS encoding DUF523 domain-containing protein — MENLLKRKLKLGIAACQFGSKVRYNGKGIDLTQYLGRDRGQFIWTPVCPEVMSGMGVPRPSIKLSGGNGFDFWEGRANIKNKEGQNRNEMIKKGALACLETLERAEIDAYIFMEGSPSCGVYRTSLKNQRLGNPPGVFGALLLQKNVFLISSIDLQSPVRWWDWKRRLVAFVWIKEQTVNSKEILKDIWDKVKYVLYELHEEEGTHIRDEVREILKSEEEASPETYEKITLEILNLLRKPAELENIKKHLWENYVDLKKKNGIEVSEIYEPNILRNMTHIAQELLGIEIEVRKTNGFFRSSPINYKPER, encoded by the coding sequence GCCAATTCGGTTCAAAAGTTAGATATAACGGAAAAGGAATAGATTTAACTCAATATCTTGGAAGAGATCGTGGACAATTTATTTGGACTCCTGTTTGTCCTGAGGTCATGAGTGGTATGGGAGTTCCTAGACCGAGTATTAAACTTTCTGGTGGAAATGGTTTTGATTTCTGGGAAGGTCGTGCAAATATTAAAAATAAAGAGGGACAAAATAGAAACGAGATGATTAAAAAGGGAGCTTTAGCTTGTCTTGAAACTCTTGAGCGAGCTGAGATAGACGCTTATATCTTTATGGAGGGAAGTCCCTCTTGTGGAGTTTATAGAACTAGTTTAAAAAATCAACGCCTTGGAAATCCTCCGGGAGTTTTTGGTGCTCTTCTACTCCAAAAAAATGTTTTTTTAATCAGCTCTATTGATTTACAAAGTCCTGTTCGTTGGTGGGATTGGAAAAGAAGATTAGTTGCTTTCGTTTGGATAAAAGAGCAAACCGTAAATTCGAAAGAGATCTTAAAAGATATCTGGGACAAAGTAAAATATGTTCTTTATGAATTACACGAAGAGGAAGGAACTCATATAAGAGATGAAGTAAGAGAGATTCTAAAATCAGAAGAAGAAGCATCTCCTGAAACTTATGAAAAAATTACTTTAGAAATTTTGAATCTACTGAGAAAACCAGCAGAATTAGAGAATATCAAAAAACACCTTTGGGAAAATTATGTCGATTTAAAGAAAAAAAATGGAATAGAAGTTTCTGAAATTTATGAACCAAACATTTTAAGAAATATGACTCATATAGCTCAAGAACTTTTAGGAATAGAGATTGAAGTTCGAAAAACAAACGGTTTTTTTAGAAGTTCACCTATTAATTATAAACCTGAAAGATAA